The following proteins come from a genomic window of Coffea arabica cultivar ET-39 chromosome 11c, Coffea Arabica ET-39 HiFi, whole genome shotgun sequence:
- the LOC113719205 gene encoding uncharacterized protein: MKFIMEFAENLVLRMMEDPKERDRKFREHLYHLKDRCSKTKEMWSLPLRPYGFWTFERHNSQIFWDAQISQVPGRRDPYDDLLQGAYNADPTSTQK, translated from the coding sequence atgAAGTTTATAATGGAATTTGCTGAGAACTTGGTGCTGAGGATGATGGAGGATCCAAAGGAAAGGGATAGGAAGTTCAGGGAGCACTTGTACCATTTGAAAGACAGGTGTAGCAAGACCAAGGAAATGTGGAGCCTCCCTCTTCGTCCTTATGGGTTTTGGACCTTCGAACGCCACAATTCCCAGATTTTCTGGGATGCTCAGATCAGCCAAGTTCCTGGCCGCCGTGATCCTTATGATGACCTCCTCCAGGGTGCCTACAATGCGGATCCTACCTCCACCCAGAAATA
- the LOC113719481 gene encoding F-box protein At1g67340-like → MRTRRGLCYPRVVVVVNHHTNNNTNTNTNTGSSSSSSMAKAAVKRRRDGGEGTTNGRKKIKLSSSSSSSSSLSWCSTGRQQERGGGRVAVLNGGGDCDFFDALPDDLLVSILCKLSSTATCPSDFINALITCKRLNGLGLHSMVLSKASQKMLAVKANNWSDSAHRFLKLCADSGNVEACYTLGMIRFYCLQNRGSGASLMAKAAISSHAPALYSLSVIQFNGSGGSKTDKDLRAGVALCARAAFLGHIDALRELGHCLQDGYGVKQNVSEGRRFLVQANARELAAVLSTSPSASALTSSNWLTWNPLSHHRHSPGSGGCPLLSDFGCNVPAPEAHPASRFLTEWFAARGGSPGPGLRLCSHSGCGRPETRRHEFRRCSVCGAVNYCSRACQALDWKMRHKAECAPVERWLDEDGENEGNGNGNGNDNGDGVVNGGGNQVYDNDDDVVMAES, encoded by the exons ATGAGAACGAGAAGGGGGCTTTGTTATCCCAGAGTTGTTGTTGTTGTGAATCACCATActaataataatactaatacAAATACTAATActggcagcagcagcagcagcagcatggCCAAAGCGGCGGTCAAGAGGAGAAGAGACGGTGGAGAAGGAACCACCAATGGTCGAAAGAAGATCAAGTTGTCTTCGtcgtcctcctcctcctcctcgttGTCGTGGTGCTCTACCGGACGACAACAAGAACGAGGAGGAGGAAGGGTAGCGGTGTTGAATGGTGGAGGAGATTGCGACTTTTTTGACGCTTTACCGGATGATCTACTTGTTTCTATTCTCTGCAAACTCAGCTCCACCGCTACCTGCCCTTCTGATTTTATCAACGCTTTGATCAC ATGCAAGAGACTGAATGGATTAGGGCTTCATTCAATGGTATTATCCAAGGCCTCCCAGAAAATGTTAGCGGTCAAAGCAAATAACTGGTCCGACTCCGCCCACCGCTTCCTCAAACTCTGTGCCGATTCCGGAAACGTCGAAGCTTGCTATACTCTCGGCATG ATTCGGTTCTATTGCTTGCAAAACCGCGGGAGCGGAGCCTCGCTGATGGCCAAGGCTGCCATTAGCTCCCACGCGCCCGCTCTTTACTCCCTCTCCGTCATTCAGTTCAACGGCAGCGGCGGCTCCAAGACCGATAAGGATCTCCGAGCCGGCGTTGCTCTCTGCGCCCGCGCTGCCTTCCTCGGCCACATTGATGCCCTCCGGGAGCTCGGTCACTGCCTCCAGGACGGCTACGGCGTCAAGCAAAACGTTTCCGAGGGCCGCCGGTTTCTTGTCCAAGCCAACGCGCGTGAGCTCGCCGCCGTCCTCTCCACCTCCCCCTCCGCCTCCGCATTAACCTCCAGCAATTGGCTCACCTGGAATCCCCTGTCGCACCACCGCCACTCCCCCGGCTCAGGAGGGTGTCCGCTCTTGAGCGATTTCGGATGTAATGTTCCGGCTCCGGAGGCTCATCCGGCCAGCCGGTTCTTGACGGAGTGGTTTGCAGCTCGGGGCGGGAGTCCGGGTCCGGGTCTAAGACTGTGCTCGCATTCGGGTTGCGGACGACCCGAGACTCGAAGGCATGAGTTCCGGAGGTGCTCTGTTTGCGGAGCTGTCAACTATTGCTCGCGCGCTTGTCAAGCGCTTGATTGGAAGATGCGGCACAAGGCGGAGTGTGCACCGGTCGAGAGGTGGCTGGATGAGGACGGAGAAAATGAAGGGAACGGCAATGGAAACGGAAATGATAACGGCGACGGGGTGGTCAACGGAGGTGGCAACCAGGTTTatgataatgatgatgatgTGGTGATGGCGGAGAGTTAG